Proteins from a genomic interval of Balaenoptera acutorostrata chromosome 21, mBalAcu1.1, whole genome shotgun sequence:
- the LOC130706095 gene encoding DPEP2 neighbor protein-like: protein MCDWIVYINSNLCSVPWVGSAAAAVAPVSPPTPGHYHVLYRGFGETQLGWHGETYCLVGGYWAYGDVPLATPAKVEAEKPVPRRAPKGKHSPEKSNQDLGCPRPKIRRLEHGARR, encoded by the exons atgtgtgaCTGGATCGTCTATATTAACTCGAACCTGTGCTCTGTTCCGTGGGTGGGCAGTGCGGCAG cagcagtggctcccgtttctccccctacccctggtcactaccatgtcctctaccGAGGGtttggagaaacgcagttgggctggcatggggagacatactgcctggttggtggctactgGGCCTACGGGgatgttcctttggccacgccagcaaaggtggaagcagagaagccagtccccagacgtgctcccaagggAAAgcactctccagaaaagtcgaACCAAGATCTGGGTTGCCCCAGACCCAAAATCCGGCGATTGGAGCACGGTGCCAGGAGGTAG